AAAGCGGGGGGCCTCCGCGGCGGAACTCGAGAACATTCGGGCCCAGCTCGAGGAACAACGTCAGCGCATCAAGGGCCAGAAAGCGGACTTGCTCTCCAAGCTCGATATGGTGGGCAAGCTGGAAAATGGCAGCGAATTCATCCAGGGCACCGTCGACAACTTCGTGGAAGTCAAAGTGGGCGACCACCTCTACGCCAAGCTGGCCAATCCTCAGTTGATCGTGAAGGACGGCCTGGTTCAGGAAATTCGCGGCGAGGAGTGAGGGCGATCGCCCTCTCTCCATTCCTCCTCGAGCAGGCGAATGCCCTGCTCGTGGACCGGGGAATAGTCGTAGCTGAGCAGCGAAAAATAGCCCTCGAGCTCCGCAGCCGGAACGCCCAGCCGCGCGGCTGCCTCCGCCGACCAGTGCGCCAGATTTCCGAGGCCGTCCGCCTTGGCCTGAAGGAAAAGCGCGCTCAAACGCTCTGACATCTCAGTCGCGAGATCCCACCGCGTCACCCACAGGCTGGTCACCAGCGGGGTATGCGTCATCTGCCACCAGGCTTGCCCGAGGTCCAGGCGATGCAGGCCGCTCTCGGCTCGGCCGGCCAGAATGGCAGCATCGCCGATCAGCAGCGCCGCATCGTAATGCGTCAGAAGGTCCGCCAAGGAACCGTCCCGGGCCTCGAAGGTCGCCTCCACGCCGAACAAGCGATGCAGCAAGCCTCGCACGAGCTGGTTGGACGTTGCGCCGAATTCCGGCACGGCGATCGCCGCACCAGAGAGCTGGGCGAAAGAGCGCTTGCTGAACAGGATGGCACTGCCCAAACGCCCCCAGGCGCTGATGGAGAGGTTCGGAACCAGGCGATAAAAGTCGCGTCGTGCCAGGTATTCAAACGTGGAAACGGGCGCCACATCCAGCTCACCTGCCGCCATCCAGGCGTCCAGCTCCCCCGGGCGGCCTGCACGAAAGGTGAGCGGCGGCTGTTCCGGCAAGCCTCGCCGCAGCGGGGCCTGGATGGGCCATCCGCTGACATAAGCGAGTTCACCGACCCGGATTTGCGACACGCTGGCCCCTCCGAAGGCCAGATTATACGTCTGCCGGGTGTGGCTCGCAACTCAGGGCGCAGCGGACGTCAGCCGGCTGCGAAGCCACCCCAGAGGTCCTGGTCGTCGCGCAGTTTTTGCTCCTGCTCGCTCAGCTGGGCCAACTGGCGACTGAGGTCCTGAACCCGAGACACCGCCTCATGGATGACCCGCTGCTTTTCCGCGATGGCAGCTTGGGCACCGGCGATTTCCCCCTCGAACATGCGGATGCGCGCCCGCACCCGAAAGGCTTCCTGACGAATGCCCCGAAGGAGTGCCTCGTCGGCCTCGATGCGTCGCTGAGCTTCCGTGCGCTGGCTGTGTGACATGGGCTTCACATCCTTGAAAGGTCGTGGGTGCCGTGACAACCTTGCCGGTCCAGACGTGTTGAAGAGAGCCAAGAGAACACTTCGATGGTTCGGTCCTGCCATCACATTGTACCCGTGCCGGACAAGGGTTGAACCGGGCCGGGTGACGAAATATTTGACGAAATTGACCAGATTATGGTAACCACAAGCTCTCGATCGGAGCGCCCGTCGAACATCTTGGGCCGGGCCCACCGGGCCATCAGCCCAGCGAGGCCTGCAAACGCGGCATGGGCTGCCCCCGCAGGGCGCGGCGAAAACGCAGCCCATTCAGGGCCTCCTGGTAGCTCTGGAGGTCCACCAAGGCGATGTCTTCGGGGGGGGCGGCCAGCAGTTGCCAGTGAGTCCCCTGGCGGAGCAAGAGGCCGGCCTCTTCAAAGATCCGCAGGGCGTCCAGGCAGGCTGACCCCAGACTGACTTGCGCCTTCTGAAGGGCCTGACGCAGCGTTCCTTCGCGGTGGCGCGCCAGCTGCCCCCAGAGCGAACTGAGGGCCTGAGGCGTGGGAAGTTCCTCACCAGCAGCCCCTTCACAGGTCTGAGTTGGCCAGGCGAGCGTGACCTGAGCGGCCTGAGCCAACAACTGCTGCCAGGTCTGCTCGTCATGAGGCGGGTCGCAAAACCAGAGATGAGCGCCAGCCGGCACCGAGGGGGCCAGAGGGTCCACCCAAAGGCCGGCGGTCGGCGGATCGATCGCGTACACGTGGGCGTCGCGCGGGGGCTCGGCGGGCTGACCCCGGCGGTCGTTCCAGACCGGTGCGGTAGCACTCGCCAAGGCAGCGGCGATGCTGGGTTCAACGGCGGAGGCAGGGGCCAAGCGGTCGGCGATGAACTGAATGCGGGTTTGCCCCTGAAAGGTATTCCAGCTGGGCCGGTAAGTGAAGCGGATCCAGTCCCCGAGGCTGTCCGCCATGTCGGCCTTGCCCCAGGCAATCACTTCAGCGAGCGAAACCCCGTCGTCGACCTTGAGAAACAGATGATTCTTCACCACCCGACGCCCCACCACCCGCGCGCGCAACAGGCCAAACACCGGTGACGGGTTGCGTTGCCCGAACGGTTCCAGGCGATCCAGCGCCTCGAGCAGGGCGGCATCAGCCTCTGCGAAGGGCAGTTCGGCATCCAACGCGATCACATCAGCGGGCCGGTTCCAGCCCACCTCACGTACGTAGGCATTCAACGCCCGCCGCACCAGAGGAATGGCCGATTCCTCCGCTGCGCAGCCAGCCGCCCCTGCGTGGCCCCCGAACCCGACCAGATGAGCCCGGGCATGGTGTAGGGCATCGTAGAGGTGGAGGCCGTCCGGGCTGCGCCCCGAGGCCTTCCAGAGCCCGCCGGGATGCCCCGAGAAGAGCAGCACGGGACAGCGGTAGCGGTCCTTGATGCGACCCGCGATGATGCCGGTGATCCCGTGATGAAAGCCCTCGTCCGCCAGCACGATGAAGGGTTCGGACTCGAGGTCCCAGTCCGCATCAAGGCGCTGAAAGATGTCGGATTGCAAGTCGGCCGACATGGTCCGCCGCTCCCGGTTGATGCGGTCCAACACCTCAGCGTGAACGGCCGCTTGCTCGTGGTCGTTGGTGGTGAGCAACTCGAAGCCGACGCGCGGCGTTTCCAATCGGCCGGCCGCATTGAGCCGGGGCACCAGCTGGAAGGCCAGATCCTCCGCCCGCACGGAGGTCAACTGAGTTCCGGCCGTTTTCGCAAGCGCCGCGATGCCCGGAAAGCGGCTTTTGCCCTCACGAAAGCGCGCCAAACCGGCCCAGACCAGCGCCCGGTTGGGACCACTGAGCGAGACGACATCCCCGACCGTCCCGATGCTGACGAAATCCAGGAAGTGGGCGATGCGGTCGTTGAAACCGCCCTCCAGCGCGATCACGAACAGCAACGCCACGCCGACGCCGGCCAGGTCCTTCAGGTGGGGAAATTCCAGGGCAGGATGCACGATCGCGGTCACATCAGGCAGGACCTCAGGCGGCTGATGGTGGTCCGTGACCACGATCTCAACCCCAAGCTTGCGGGCGGTTT
The sequence above is a segment of the Candidatus Sericytochromatia bacterium genome. Coding sequences within it:
- a CDS encoding YlqD family protein, with protein sequence MQSISLRRQVTIVAIVTEQFRQQATAELQQGLQQLDMEAQQLEFQGKRALSDFEKRGASAAELENIRAQLEEQRQRIKGQKADLLSKLDMVGKLENGSEFIQGTVDNFVEVKVGDHLYAKLANPQLIVKDGLVQEIRGEE
- a CDS encoding menaquinone biosynthesis protein, with amino-acid sequence MSQIRVGELAYVSGWPIQAPLRRGLPEQPPLTFRAGRPGELDAWMAAGELDVAPVSTFEYLARRDFYRLVPNLSISAWGRLGSAILFSKRSFAQLSGAAIAVPEFGATSNQLVRGLLHRLFGVEATFEARDGSLADLLTHYDAALLIGDAAILAGRAESGLHRLDLGQAWWQMTHTPLVTSLWVTRWDLATEMSERLSALFLQAKADGLGNLAHWSAEAAARLGVPAAELEGYFSLLSYDYSPVHEQGIRLLEEEWREGDRPHSSPRIS
- the recJ gene encoding single-stranded-DNA-specific exonuclease RecJ, whose amino-acid sequence is MSQIWSLKPAQAPEVAAIATALGLPLPVARLLWLRGYRTPKVAADFLSTRDRLDWLQSPLETDGMARAVARIRRAVAEQEPFVIYGDYDCDGVTSTSLLYRYLKRGLKANCEAYLPDRFKDGYGVTPAAVERIAASGVRLILTCDNGISAIAAAETARKLGVEIVVTDHHQPPEVLPDVTAIVHPALEFPHLKDLAGVGVALLFVIALEGGFNDRIAHFLDFVSIGTVGDVVSLSGPNRALVWAGLARFREGKSRFPGIAALAKTAGTQLTSVRAEDLAFQLVPRLNAAGRLETPRVGFELLTTNDHEQAAVHAEVLDRINRERRTMSADLQSDIFQRLDADWDLESEPFIVLADEGFHHGITGIIAGRIKDRYRCPVLLFSGHPGGLWKASGRSPDGLHLYDALHHARAHLVGFGGHAGAAGCAAEESAIPLVRRALNAYVREVGWNRPADVIALDAELPFAEADAALLEALDRLEPFGQRNPSPVFGLLRARVVGRRVVKNHLFLKVDDGVSLAEVIAWGKADMADSLGDWIRFTYRPSWNTFQGQTRIQFIADRLAPASAVEPSIAAALASATAPVWNDRRGQPAEPPRDAHVYAIDPPTAGLWVDPLAPSVPAGAHLWFCDPPHDEQTWQQLLAQAAQVTLAWPTQTCEGAAGEELPTPQALSSLWGQLARHREGTLRQALQKAQVSLGSACLDALRIFEEAGLLLRQGTHWQLLAAPPEDIALVDLQSYQEALNGLRFRRALRGQPMPRLQASLG